A single Musa acuminata AAA Group cultivar baxijiao chromosome BXJ2-1, Cavendish_Baxijiao_AAA, whole genome shotgun sequence DNA region contains:
- the LOC135599121 gene encoding SAC3 family protein A-like isoform X2, protein MTSQGVEPVVAVDSRSTEAVDVGQPHGSSYPSSHPGPQSLPSSSGQLTVSSSGYHYDPQRQMSVSGDTQEGINTASHASTSTNLGAENAAQAYSGYVPYSSSTVPYNYTSVGYQNSFYGYHLQGNDSSTQQIGGDQNSGAAYQPLSTFQNSGSYVAPTSYLGTYYNAGDNQTGTGYETNSYNYQTSLWNDGNYHSYPYHHYSSYTTSSTSSAQSSATISGNSLYYQQQYNNWPYYQSQPAPIVNGAAGLENTSATSLQSAGYSAEGASSGYPYISNQPPPPGTTSWREDSRPSGMPSFQGKEAVTPYHLNKNWEAVAPGMQTHHINQSSYFQQPLNSTPLPNEKHANEQKVLYSLAPNLQHAASNQVPENFQPPLQTVPLTETRQVSKMQIPTNPRIAPNVGVSMLKTQKDSCIVSAATKPAYISVSVPKPSNQSSSEDDAGAITKGTFSPSFCAYVERSFARCKDDAQRSANQSILKQMITMATADGTLFTKNWDTEPLFSLPVDQSQQCLVSDSSLPTHKRSPTRRKSRWEPIADEKLGEKLTSVDSHSAIDARWGQVEAAEKKVDSKISESKSVNGWGGFKYASFQQQSALQKFGQRPNKKQRFSDTSSVTENGDPSSDSDKEQNLTKYYASAIALANSPEEKRKRENRFKRFEKGQGNQAELTNFRPKTAGGGSMYTRRAGALLKAKSYEDGCNKAVEDIDWDSLTVKGTCQEIEKRYLRLTSAPDPSTVRPEEVLEKALQMVQSSQKNYLYKCDQLKSIRQDLTVQRIQNALTVKVYETHARLALEAGDLPEFNQCQSQLQRLYAEGIQGCYMEFAAYNLLSIILHSNNKSDLLSSMTRLSAKAKDDEAVKHSLAVHSAVSSGNFILFFRLYKTAPNLNTFLMDLYVEKMRFEAVQCMSKSYRPVIPVAYITCALGFSKAIQMDDSQDTSIEGVEECEEWLRAHGAVLTVDNNGELQLDAKASSTTLYMPEQEDAVAHGDASLAVDDFLTRTS, encoded by the exons ATGACGAGTCAGGGCGTTGAGCCTGTCGTTGCTGTTGATTCAAGATCCACTGAG GCTGTAGATGTAGGTCAACCTCATGGGTCTTCATACCCATCTTCACATCCTGGGCCGCAATCTTTGCCTTCTTCATCAGGACAGTTGACTGTTTCAAGCTCTGGCTATCATTATGATCCACAAAGACAGATGTCTGTCTCGGGAGACACTCAAGAAGGAATTAACACTGCATCTCACGCATCTACCTCAACTAATCTAGGTGCAGAGAATGCAGCACAAGCATATTCTGGTTATGTGCCTTACTCAAGTTCTACTGTACCATATAACTATACTTCAGTGGGATACCAAAATTCCTTTTATGGTTATCATCTACAAGGCAATGATTCATCTACTCAGCAAATCGGAGGAGATCAAAATTCAGGTGCTGCTTATCAGCCTCTTAGCACATTTCAGAATTCAGGGTCTTATGTTGCTCCTACTAGTTATTTAGGCACTTATTACAATGCTGGTGATAATCAGACTGGGACAGGATATGAAACTAACAGCTACAATTATCAGACAAGCTTATGGAATGATGGAAATTACCATAGTTATCCATACCATCATTATTCGAGCTACACAACCTCATCCACAAGTTCGGCTCAGAGTTCTGCTACTATATCTGGAAATTCTCTTTATTATCAGCAGCAGTATAATAACTGGCCTTACTATCAAAGCCAACCTGCACCTATTGTCAATGGTGCAGCAGGGTTAGAGAATACATCTGCTACCAGTCTTCAGTCTGCTGGATACTCGGCTGAAGGTGCTAGTAGTGGTTATCCCTATATCAGTAACCAGCCACCACCACCTGGCACAACATCATGGAGAGAAGATTCTAGACCCTCAGGGATGCCTTCTTTTCAG GGAAAAGAAGCTGTTACACCATATCATTTGAATAAAAATTGGGAAGCTGTTGCGCCAGGAATGCAGACCCACCATATTAATCAGTCCTCATACTTCCAGCAACCCTTGAACTCGACTCCTCTCCCAAATGAGAAACATGCAAATGAACAAAAGGTTCTTTATTCACTAGCTCCCAACTTACAACATGCTGCTTCCAATCAGGTACCTGAGAATTTTCAGCCGCCACTACAAACAGTCCCCTTGACAGAGACACGCCAGGTAAGTAAAATGCAGATTCCTACAAACCCTAGGATTGCTCCAAATGTGGGAGTCAGCATGCTGAAAACCCAGAAGGACAGCTGCATTGTCAGTGCAGCAACAAAACCGGCTTACATCAGTGTTTCAGTGCCCAAGCCCAGTAATCAGTCATCTTCAGAAGATGATGCTGGGGCGATCACCAAG GGAACATTTTCTCCGTCATTTTGTGCTTATGTGGAGAGGTCTTTTGCTCGTTGCAAGGATGATGCCCAAAGGTCTGCTAATCAAAGCATATTGAAGCAG ATGATTACCATGGCGACTGCTGATGGAACACTTTTTACAAAAAATTGGGATACTGAGCCACTTTTCTCCTTGCCAGTTGATCAGAG TCAACAATGTTTAGTTTCTGACTCTTCCTTGCCAACACATAAACGGAGCCCTACTAGGCGAAAAAGTCGATGGGAACCTATTGCAGAtgaaaagttgggtgagaaactcACATCTGTTGATTCTCATTCAGCAATTGATGCTAGATGGGGGCAGGTTGAAGCTGCTGAAAAAAAG GTTGATAGCAAAATCTCTGAGAGCAAGTCAGTTAATGGTTGGGGTGGGTTTAAGTATGCTTCCTTTCAACAGCAATCTGCTTTACAAAAATTTGGTCAGAGGCCAAACAAGAAGCAACGATTTTCTGACACTTCGAGTGTAACTGAGAATGGTGATCCTTCAAGTGATAGTGATAAAGAGCAGAATCTAACCAAATATTATGCCAGTGCAATTGCACTAGCCAATTCACCTGAGGAAAAGAGGAAACGGGAAAATCGATTTAAGCGTTTTGAAAAAGGACAGGGAAATCAAGCAGAATTGACAAATTTTAGGCCTAAAACTGCTGGTGGTGGCAGTATGTACACAAGAAGAGCTGGCGCTTTGCTAAAAGCCAAAAGTTATGAAGATGGTTGCAACAAGGCTGTTGAAGATATTGACTGGGATTCTCTCACAGTCAAAGGGACTTGCCAGGAAATTGAAAAACGTTATCTTCGTCTTACATCTGCACCTGATCCTTCAACT GTAAGGCCAGAGGAAGTTTTGGAAAAAGCTCTACAGATGGTTCagtcatctcaaaaaaattatctaTACAAATGTGATCAACTAAAATCCATTCGCCAAGATCTTACTGTGCAAAGGATACAGAATGCGCTTactgtaaag GTGTATGAAACTCATGCAAGATTGGCTCTAGAAGCAGGTGATTTGCCTGAGTTTAATCAG TGCCAGTCACAGTTGCAAAGACTTTATGCGGAAGGCATCCAGGGGTGTTATATGGAGTTTGCTGCATACAATTTGCTTTCTATTATCTTGCACTCCAACAATAAAAGTGACCTATTGTCATCCATGACAAG GTTATCAGCTAAAGCAAAAGATGATGAAGCTGTTAAGCATTCTCTTGCAGTTCACTCTGCTGTTTCATCAGGGAATTTTATTCTGTTTTTTAGATTGTACAAGACAGCAcccaatttaaacacttttcttATGG ATCTCTACGTGGAGAAGATGCGATTTGAGGCTGTACAATGCATGTCCAAATCATATCGCCCAGTCATCCCTGTTGCTTATATTACTTGCGCCTTGGGCTTCTCAAAAGCTATACAAATGGATGACAGTCAGGATACAAGCATAGAAGGAGTTGAAGAATGTGAGGAATGGTTAAGGGCACATGGTGCTGTTCTCACTGTTGATAACAATGGAGAGTTGCAGCTGGATGCAAAG GCTTCCTCCACCACACTCTACATGCCAGAACAAGAAGATGCTGTTGCTCACGGAGATGCAAGTCTTGCGGTCGATGATTTTCTTACTCGGACATCATGA
- the LOC135599121 gene encoding SAC3 family protein A-like isoform X1 has translation MTSQGVEPVVAVDSRSTEAVDVGQPHGSSYPSSHPGPQSLPSSSGQLTVSSSGYHYDPQRQMSVSGDTQEGINTASHASTSTNLGAENAAQAYSGYVPYSSSTVPYNYTSVGYQNSFYGYHLQGNDSSTQQIGGDQNSGAAYQPLSTFQNSGSYVAPTSYLGTYYNAGDNQTGTGYETNSYNYQTSLWNDGNYHSYPYHHYSSYTTSSTSSAQSSATISGNSLYYQQQYNNWPYYQSQPAPIVNGAAGLENTSATSLQSAGYSAEGASSGYPYISNQPPPPGTTSWREDSRPSGMPSFQGKEAVTPYHLNKNWEAVAPGMQTHHINQSSYFQQPLNSTPLPNEKHANEQKVLYSLAPNLQHAASNQVPENFQPPLQTVPLTETRQVSKMQIPTNPRIAPNVGVSMLKTQKDSCIVSAATKPAYISVSVPKPSNQSSSEDDAGAITKGTFSPSFCAYVERSFARCKDDAQRSANQSILKQMITMATADGTLFTKNWDTEPLFSLPVDQSSQQCLVSDSSLPTHKRSPTRRKSRWEPIADEKLGEKLTSVDSHSAIDARWGQVEAAEKKVDSKISESKSVNGWGGFKYASFQQQSALQKFGQRPNKKQRFSDTSSVTENGDPSSDSDKEQNLTKYYASAIALANSPEEKRKRENRFKRFEKGQGNQAELTNFRPKTAGGGSMYTRRAGALLKAKSYEDGCNKAVEDIDWDSLTVKGTCQEIEKRYLRLTSAPDPSTVRPEEVLEKALQMVQSSQKNYLYKCDQLKSIRQDLTVQRIQNALTVKVYETHARLALEAGDLPEFNQCQSQLQRLYAEGIQGCYMEFAAYNLLSIILHSNNKSDLLSSMTRLSAKAKDDEAVKHSLAVHSAVSSGNFILFFRLYKTAPNLNTFLMDLYVEKMRFEAVQCMSKSYRPVIPVAYITCALGFSKAIQMDDSQDTSIEGVEECEEWLRAHGAVLTVDNNGELQLDAKASSTTLYMPEQEDAVAHGDASLAVDDFLTRTS, from the exons ATGACGAGTCAGGGCGTTGAGCCTGTCGTTGCTGTTGATTCAAGATCCACTGAG GCTGTAGATGTAGGTCAACCTCATGGGTCTTCATACCCATCTTCACATCCTGGGCCGCAATCTTTGCCTTCTTCATCAGGACAGTTGACTGTTTCAAGCTCTGGCTATCATTATGATCCACAAAGACAGATGTCTGTCTCGGGAGACACTCAAGAAGGAATTAACACTGCATCTCACGCATCTACCTCAACTAATCTAGGTGCAGAGAATGCAGCACAAGCATATTCTGGTTATGTGCCTTACTCAAGTTCTACTGTACCATATAACTATACTTCAGTGGGATACCAAAATTCCTTTTATGGTTATCATCTACAAGGCAATGATTCATCTACTCAGCAAATCGGAGGAGATCAAAATTCAGGTGCTGCTTATCAGCCTCTTAGCACATTTCAGAATTCAGGGTCTTATGTTGCTCCTACTAGTTATTTAGGCACTTATTACAATGCTGGTGATAATCAGACTGGGACAGGATATGAAACTAACAGCTACAATTATCAGACAAGCTTATGGAATGATGGAAATTACCATAGTTATCCATACCATCATTATTCGAGCTACACAACCTCATCCACAAGTTCGGCTCAGAGTTCTGCTACTATATCTGGAAATTCTCTTTATTATCAGCAGCAGTATAATAACTGGCCTTACTATCAAAGCCAACCTGCACCTATTGTCAATGGTGCAGCAGGGTTAGAGAATACATCTGCTACCAGTCTTCAGTCTGCTGGATACTCGGCTGAAGGTGCTAGTAGTGGTTATCCCTATATCAGTAACCAGCCACCACCACCTGGCACAACATCATGGAGAGAAGATTCTAGACCCTCAGGGATGCCTTCTTTTCAG GGAAAAGAAGCTGTTACACCATATCATTTGAATAAAAATTGGGAAGCTGTTGCGCCAGGAATGCAGACCCACCATATTAATCAGTCCTCATACTTCCAGCAACCCTTGAACTCGACTCCTCTCCCAAATGAGAAACATGCAAATGAACAAAAGGTTCTTTATTCACTAGCTCCCAACTTACAACATGCTGCTTCCAATCAGGTACCTGAGAATTTTCAGCCGCCACTACAAACAGTCCCCTTGACAGAGACACGCCAGGTAAGTAAAATGCAGATTCCTACAAACCCTAGGATTGCTCCAAATGTGGGAGTCAGCATGCTGAAAACCCAGAAGGACAGCTGCATTGTCAGTGCAGCAACAAAACCGGCTTACATCAGTGTTTCAGTGCCCAAGCCCAGTAATCAGTCATCTTCAGAAGATGATGCTGGGGCGATCACCAAG GGAACATTTTCTCCGTCATTTTGTGCTTATGTGGAGAGGTCTTTTGCTCGTTGCAAGGATGATGCCCAAAGGTCTGCTAATCAAAGCATATTGAAGCAG ATGATTACCATGGCGACTGCTGATGGAACACTTTTTACAAAAAATTGGGATACTGAGCCACTTTTCTCCTTGCCAGTTGATCAGAG CAGTCAACAATGTTTAGTTTCTGACTCTTCCTTGCCAACACATAAACGGAGCCCTACTAGGCGAAAAAGTCGATGGGAACCTATTGCAGAtgaaaagttgggtgagaaactcACATCTGTTGATTCTCATTCAGCAATTGATGCTAGATGGGGGCAGGTTGAAGCTGCTGAAAAAAAG GTTGATAGCAAAATCTCTGAGAGCAAGTCAGTTAATGGTTGGGGTGGGTTTAAGTATGCTTCCTTTCAACAGCAATCTGCTTTACAAAAATTTGGTCAGAGGCCAAACAAGAAGCAACGATTTTCTGACACTTCGAGTGTAACTGAGAATGGTGATCCTTCAAGTGATAGTGATAAAGAGCAGAATCTAACCAAATATTATGCCAGTGCAATTGCACTAGCCAATTCACCTGAGGAAAAGAGGAAACGGGAAAATCGATTTAAGCGTTTTGAAAAAGGACAGGGAAATCAAGCAGAATTGACAAATTTTAGGCCTAAAACTGCTGGTGGTGGCAGTATGTACACAAGAAGAGCTGGCGCTTTGCTAAAAGCCAAAAGTTATGAAGATGGTTGCAACAAGGCTGTTGAAGATATTGACTGGGATTCTCTCACAGTCAAAGGGACTTGCCAGGAAATTGAAAAACGTTATCTTCGTCTTACATCTGCACCTGATCCTTCAACT GTAAGGCCAGAGGAAGTTTTGGAAAAAGCTCTACAGATGGTTCagtcatctcaaaaaaattatctaTACAAATGTGATCAACTAAAATCCATTCGCCAAGATCTTACTGTGCAAAGGATACAGAATGCGCTTactgtaaag GTGTATGAAACTCATGCAAGATTGGCTCTAGAAGCAGGTGATTTGCCTGAGTTTAATCAG TGCCAGTCACAGTTGCAAAGACTTTATGCGGAAGGCATCCAGGGGTGTTATATGGAGTTTGCTGCATACAATTTGCTTTCTATTATCTTGCACTCCAACAATAAAAGTGACCTATTGTCATCCATGACAAG GTTATCAGCTAAAGCAAAAGATGATGAAGCTGTTAAGCATTCTCTTGCAGTTCACTCTGCTGTTTCATCAGGGAATTTTATTCTGTTTTTTAGATTGTACAAGACAGCAcccaatttaaacacttttcttATGG ATCTCTACGTGGAGAAGATGCGATTTGAGGCTGTACAATGCATGTCCAAATCATATCGCCCAGTCATCCCTGTTGCTTATATTACTTGCGCCTTGGGCTTCTCAAAAGCTATACAAATGGATGACAGTCAGGATACAAGCATAGAAGGAGTTGAAGAATGTGAGGAATGGTTAAGGGCACATGGTGCTGTTCTCACTGTTGATAACAATGGAGAGTTGCAGCTGGATGCAAAG GCTTCCTCCACCACACTCTACATGCCAGAACAAGAAGATGCTGTTGCTCACGGAGATGCAAGTCTTGCGGTCGATGATTTTCTTACTCGGACATCATGA
- the LOC135599121 gene encoding SAC3 family protein A-like isoform X3, translating to MQHKHILVMCLTQVLLYHITILQWDTKIPFMVIIYKAMIHLLSKSEEIKIQTGTGYETNSYNYQTSLWNDGNYHSYPYHHYSSYTTSSTSSAQSSATISGNSLYYQQQYNNWPYYQSQPAPIVNGAAGLENTSATSLQSAGYSAEGASSGYPYISNQPPPPGTTSWREDSRPSGMPSFQGKEAVTPYHLNKNWEAVAPGMQTHHINQSSYFQQPLNSTPLPNEKHANEQKVLYSLAPNLQHAASNQVPENFQPPLQTVPLTETRQVSKMQIPTNPRIAPNVGVSMLKTQKDSCIVSAATKPAYISVSVPKPSNQSSSEDDAGAITKGTFSPSFCAYVERSFARCKDDAQRSANQSILKQMITMATADGTLFTKNWDTEPLFSLPVDQSSQQCLVSDSSLPTHKRSPTRRKSRWEPIADEKLGEKLTSVDSHSAIDARWGQVEAAEKKVDSKISESKSVNGWGGFKYASFQQQSALQKFGQRPNKKQRFSDTSSVTENGDPSSDSDKEQNLTKYYASAIALANSPEEKRKRENRFKRFEKGQGNQAELTNFRPKTAGGGSMYTRRAGALLKAKSYEDGCNKAVEDIDWDSLTVKGTCQEIEKRYLRLTSAPDPSTVRPEEVLEKALQMVQSSQKNYLYKCDQLKSIRQDLTVQRIQNALTVKVYETHARLALEAGDLPEFNQCQSQLQRLYAEGIQGCYMEFAAYNLLSIILHSNNKSDLLSSMTRLSAKAKDDEAVKHSLAVHSAVSSGNFILFFRLYKTAPNLNTFLMDLYVEKMRFEAVQCMSKSYRPVIPVAYITCALGFSKAIQMDDSQDTSIEGVEECEEWLRAHGAVLTVDNNGELQLDAKASSTTLYMPEQEDAVAHGDASLAVDDFLTRTS from the exons ATGCAGCACAAGCATATTCTGGTTATGTGCCTTACTCAAGTTCTACTGTACCATATAACTATACTTCAGTGGGATACCAAAATTCCTTTTATGGTTATCATCTACAAGGCAATGATTCATCTACTCAGCAAATCGGAGGAGATCAAAATTCAG ACTGGGACAGGATATGAAACTAACAGCTACAATTATCAGACAAGCTTATGGAATGATGGAAATTACCATAGTTATCCATACCATCATTATTCGAGCTACACAACCTCATCCACAAGTTCGGCTCAGAGTTCTGCTACTATATCTGGAAATTCTCTTTATTATCAGCAGCAGTATAATAACTGGCCTTACTATCAAAGCCAACCTGCACCTATTGTCAATGGTGCAGCAGGGTTAGAGAATACATCTGCTACCAGTCTTCAGTCTGCTGGATACTCGGCTGAAGGTGCTAGTAGTGGTTATCCCTATATCAGTAACCAGCCACCACCACCTGGCACAACATCATGGAGAGAAGATTCTAGACCCTCAGGGATGCCTTCTTTTCAG GGAAAAGAAGCTGTTACACCATATCATTTGAATAAAAATTGGGAAGCTGTTGCGCCAGGAATGCAGACCCACCATATTAATCAGTCCTCATACTTCCAGCAACCCTTGAACTCGACTCCTCTCCCAAATGAGAAACATGCAAATGAACAAAAGGTTCTTTATTCACTAGCTCCCAACTTACAACATGCTGCTTCCAATCAGGTACCTGAGAATTTTCAGCCGCCACTACAAACAGTCCCCTTGACAGAGACACGCCAGGTAAGTAAAATGCAGATTCCTACAAACCCTAGGATTGCTCCAAATGTGGGAGTCAGCATGCTGAAAACCCAGAAGGACAGCTGCATTGTCAGTGCAGCAACAAAACCGGCTTACATCAGTGTTTCAGTGCCCAAGCCCAGTAATCAGTCATCTTCAGAAGATGATGCTGGGGCGATCACCAAG GGAACATTTTCTCCGTCATTTTGTGCTTATGTGGAGAGGTCTTTTGCTCGTTGCAAGGATGATGCCCAAAGGTCTGCTAATCAAAGCATATTGAAGCAG ATGATTACCATGGCGACTGCTGATGGAACACTTTTTACAAAAAATTGGGATACTGAGCCACTTTTCTCCTTGCCAGTTGATCAGAG CAGTCAACAATGTTTAGTTTCTGACTCTTCCTTGCCAACACATAAACGGAGCCCTACTAGGCGAAAAAGTCGATGGGAACCTATTGCAGAtgaaaagttgggtgagaaactcACATCTGTTGATTCTCATTCAGCAATTGATGCTAGATGGGGGCAGGTTGAAGCTGCTGAAAAAAAG GTTGATAGCAAAATCTCTGAGAGCAAGTCAGTTAATGGTTGGGGTGGGTTTAAGTATGCTTCCTTTCAACAGCAATCTGCTTTACAAAAATTTGGTCAGAGGCCAAACAAGAAGCAACGATTTTCTGACACTTCGAGTGTAACTGAGAATGGTGATCCTTCAAGTGATAGTGATAAAGAGCAGAATCTAACCAAATATTATGCCAGTGCAATTGCACTAGCCAATTCACCTGAGGAAAAGAGGAAACGGGAAAATCGATTTAAGCGTTTTGAAAAAGGACAGGGAAATCAAGCAGAATTGACAAATTTTAGGCCTAAAACTGCTGGTGGTGGCAGTATGTACACAAGAAGAGCTGGCGCTTTGCTAAAAGCCAAAAGTTATGAAGATGGTTGCAACAAGGCTGTTGAAGATATTGACTGGGATTCTCTCACAGTCAAAGGGACTTGCCAGGAAATTGAAAAACGTTATCTTCGTCTTACATCTGCACCTGATCCTTCAACT GTAAGGCCAGAGGAAGTTTTGGAAAAAGCTCTACAGATGGTTCagtcatctcaaaaaaattatctaTACAAATGTGATCAACTAAAATCCATTCGCCAAGATCTTACTGTGCAAAGGATACAGAATGCGCTTactgtaaag GTGTATGAAACTCATGCAAGATTGGCTCTAGAAGCAGGTGATTTGCCTGAGTTTAATCAG TGCCAGTCACAGTTGCAAAGACTTTATGCGGAAGGCATCCAGGGGTGTTATATGGAGTTTGCTGCATACAATTTGCTTTCTATTATCTTGCACTCCAACAATAAAAGTGACCTATTGTCATCCATGACAAG GTTATCAGCTAAAGCAAAAGATGATGAAGCTGTTAAGCATTCTCTTGCAGTTCACTCTGCTGTTTCATCAGGGAATTTTATTCTGTTTTTTAGATTGTACAAGACAGCAcccaatttaaacacttttcttATGG ATCTCTACGTGGAGAAGATGCGATTTGAGGCTGTACAATGCATGTCCAAATCATATCGCCCAGTCATCCCTGTTGCTTATATTACTTGCGCCTTGGGCTTCTCAAAAGCTATACAAATGGATGACAGTCAGGATACAAGCATAGAAGGAGTTGAAGAATGTGAGGAATGGTTAAGGGCACATGGTGCTGTTCTCACTGTTGATAACAATGGAGAGTTGCAGCTGGATGCAAAG GCTTCCTCCACCACACTCTACATGCCAGAACAAGAAGATGCTGTTGCTCACGGAGATGCAAGTCTTGCGGTCGATGATTTTCTTACTCGGACATCATGA